One window from the genome of Thermus caldifontis encodes:
- a CDS encoding peptidoglycan DD-metalloendopeptidase family protein, which produces MRRLWLVWLLAFGGLWAWAEGPRALTHTVAPGETLFAIARRYGTTVEELARLNGLRDPNRIQVGQVLLVRTGGEVALPKGRLVYFPPVQGRAFGLRVEGYAQGWVGFLGERYPLVPGEKGLWALLPVGALAEPKEYPLRLYLDGEEVSPVLEVSPGGYGQEILVLSPSLEGLLQDPSLKAEREKVVGACPKEGPLTFSRFLRPLEGRITSPFGTRRRYGTLFTSYHEGLDFAAPLGTPVRAVAEGVVVLSERLKVRGEAVVLSHGMGLCTGYWHLSERRVRVGERVQEGQVLGLLGSTGLSTGPHLHLEVRLRGIPVDPLPFFRGLPLP; this is translated from the coding sequence ATGCGGCGGCTGTGGTTGGTCTGGCTGTTGGCCTTTGGGGGGCTTTGGGCTTGGGCGGAGGGCCCCCGGGCCCTGACCCATACCGTGGCCCCCGGGGAAACCCTCTTTGCCATCGCCCGGCGCTATGGCACCACGGTGGAGGAGCTGGCCCGGCTCAACGGGCTAAGGGACCCCAACCGCATCCAGGTGGGCCAGGTGCTCCTGGTGCGGACCGGGGGGGAGGTGGCCTTGCCCAAGGGAAGGCTGGTCTACTTCCCCCCGGTCCAGGGCCGGGCCTTTGGCCTAAGGGTGGAGGGGTACGCCCAGGGGTGGGTGGGGTTTTTGGGGGAGCGGTACCCCTTGGTGCCCGGGGAGAAGGGCCTATGGGCCCTTTTGCCGGTGGGGGCCTTGGCGGAGCCTAAGGAGTACCCTTTGCGCCTTTACTTGGATGGGGAAGAGGTTTCCCCTGTCCTAGAGGTGAGCCCGGGAGGCTATGGCCAGGAAATCCTGGTTCTGAGCCCCTCTCTGGAGGGCCTGCTCCAGGACCCCAGCTTGAAGGCGGAGCGGGAAAAGGTGGTGGGGGCCTGTCCCAAGGAGGGACCCCTGACCTTTTCCCGGTTCCTAAGGCCCCTGGAGGGGCGGATCACCAGTCCCTTCGGCACCCGAAGGCGGTACGGCACCCTTTTCACCTCCTACCACGAGGGCCTGGACTTCGCTGCCCCCCTAGGTACCCCCGTGCGGGCGGTGGCCGAGGGGGTGGTGGTGCTTTCCGAGAGGCTGAAGGTGCGGGGGGAGGCGGTGGTCCTGAGCCACGGGATGGGCCTTTGCACCGGGTACTGGCACCTTTCCGAGCGTCGGGTGAGGGTGGGGGAACGGGTACAGGAAGGGCAGGTGCTGGGGCTATTGGGGAGCACGGGGCTTTCCACCGGGCCCCACCTGCACCTGGAGGTGCGCCTACGGGGGATTCCCGTGGACCCCCTGCCCTTTTTCCGGGGCCTCCCCCTACCCTAG
- a CDS encoding acyl-CoA dehydratase activase-related protein: protein MRVGILKGFLSRRYLGFWEAYLEALGVEVVRAEAPPARHQPYCLPVQGLLAQVEALKAQGVDYLLLPDLQGGVESEKGGGQCPWLLDLEATLLRYFPGLPPVLKVPAELSERVLGRAGEVGHLLTQNPMLVGRALDRVRGSLKPPPPLKTPLGSVGVVAQPYLLEDEGFRKAVEEALAREGLIPYFPDLPPEKLRGEGDRLLPMDLPTDREVLGMVHYLHRLGRVKGLLLVVSYACPPIPGLLRKAARRLAKPHRLLTLGEDWQEALRSLRREIQEG, encoded by the coding sequence ATGCGTGTGGGCATCCTGAAGGGCTTCCTCTCCCGGCGGTACCTGGGCTTTTGGGAGGCGTATTTGGAGGCCTTGGGGGTGGAGGTGGTGCGGGCGGAAGCTCCCCCTGCCCGCCACCAGCCCTACTGTCTGCCGGTGCAGGGGCTTCTGGCCCAGGTGGAGGCCCTGAAGGCCCAAGGGGTGGACTACCTGCTCCTCCCCGACCTGCAAGGGGGGGTGGAGTCGGAGAAGGGCGGGGGGCAGTGCCCCTGGCTTTTGGACCTGGAGGCCACCCTCCTCCGCTACTTCCCGGGGCTTCCCCCGGTGCTCAAGGTCCCCGCAGAGCTCTCCGAGCGGGTCTTGGGCCGGGCGGGGGAGGTGGGCCACCTCCTCACCCAGAACCCCATGCTGGTGGGCCGGGCCCTGGACCGGGTGCGGGGGTCCTTGAAGCCCCCTCCTCCCCTCAAGACCCCTCTGGGGAGCGTGGGGGTGGTGGCCCAGCCCTACCTTCTGGAAGACGAGGGCTTCCGCAAGGCGGTGGAGGAGGCCTTGGCTCGGGAGGGGCTCATCCCCTACTTCCCCGATCTCCCCCCGGAGAAGCTGAGGGGGGAGGGGGATAGGCTTCTTCCCATGGACCTTCCCACCGACCGGGAAGTTTTGGGCATGGTCCACTACCTTCACCGCCTGGGCCGGGTGAAGGGCCTTTTGCTGGTGGTTTCCTATGCCTGCCCTCCCATCCCTGGGCTTTTGCGCAAAGCCGCCCGCAGGCTTGCTAAGCCCCACCGCCTCCTCACCTTGGGGGAGGATTGGCAAGAGGCCTTGCGCTCCTTGCGGAGGGAGATCCAGGAGGGCTAG
- the aroQ gene encoding type II 3-dehydroquinate dehydratase, translating to MVLILNGPNLNLLGGREPEIYGRTTLEELETLCEAWGAELGLGVAFRQSNYEGQLIEWVQQAHREGFLAIVLNPGALTHYSYALLDAIRAQPLPVVEVHLSNLHAREPYRQHSVTAPACRGIISGFGPLSYKLALVYLAEVLEVAPPG from the coding sequence ATGGTGCTGATCCTAAATGGACCCAACCTGAACCTGCTGGGAGGGCGGGAGCCCGAGATCTACGGGCGCACCACCCTGGAGGAACTGGAAACCCTCTGCGAGGCCTGGGGGGCGGAGCTGGGCCTGGGGGTGGCCTTCCGCCAGAGCAACTACGAGGGCCAGCTGATAGAGTGGGTGCAACAGGCCCACCGGGAAGGGTTTTTGGCCATCGTCCTGAACCCTGGGGCCCTCACCCACTACTCCTACGCCCTCCTGGACGCCATCCGGGCCCAGCCCCTCCCCGTGGTGGAGGTCCACCTTTCCAACCTCCATGCCCGCGAGCCCTACCGCCAGCACTCCGTGACCGCTCCTGCCTGCCGGGGCATCATCTCGGGGTTCGGGCCCCTCTCCTACAAACTGGCCCTAGTGTACTTGGCGGAGGTCCTGGAGGTAGCCCCGCCGGGCTGA
- a CDS encoding response regulator transcription factor, translated as MIRVLLADDHALFRQGLKSLLEAEGDFRVVGEAKDGWEALRHALEAKPDVILMDIQMPNLDGVQATQAILKEWPEAKVIILTMYRQDAYVFEAVKAGARGYLLKDTDASELIEAIRRVHAGEVLLDAELAGRIIQDFRAKKESSLPLHAELSEREIQILKLVAQGYTNLEIAAELQLSEKTVRNRLSEIFQKLHLNNRTQAALYAIREGLAGPEPQE; from the coding sequence GTGATTCGGGTACTGTTAGCGGACGATCATGCCCTCTTTCGCCAGGGGCTTAAAAGCCTTCTGGAGGCGGAAGGGGATTTCCGGGTAGTGGGGGAGGCCAAGGACGGCTGGGAAGCCTTACGGCATGCCCTCGAGGCCAAGCCGGACGTGATCCTCATGGACATCCAGATGCCCAACCTGGACGGGGTGCAGGCCACCCAGGCCATCCTCAAGGAGTGGCCCGAGGCCAAGGTGATCATCCTCACCATGTACCGCCAGGATGCCTACGTGTTTGAGGCGGTGAAGGCGGGGGCCAGGGGCTACCTCCTAAAGGACACCGACGCCAGCGAGCTCATCGAGGCCATCCGCCGGGTGCACGCCGGGGAGGTGCTCTTGGATGCCGAGCTGGCTGGGCGCATCATCCAGGACTTCCGGGCCAAGAAGGAGTCCAGCCTTCCCCTGCACGCGGAGCTTTCCGAGCGGGAGATCCAGATCCTCAAGCTGGTGGCCCAGGGGTACACCAACCTGGAGATCGCCGCCGAGCTTCAGCTTTCGGAAAAGACGGTGCGCAACCGCCTCTCCGAGATCTTCCAGAAGCTTCACCTGAACAACCGCACCCAGGCGGCCCTGTACGCCATACGGGAAGGCCTGGCCGGGCCTGAGCCCCAGGAGTAG
- a CDS encoding class I SAM-dependent RNA methyltransferase, with protein QGRPVRRKGTLFLEEVEVLTPRPDRYPHPLPPSADLPLAYESQLPLKEGLVQDALMRIAKLSLPLAPIRPSPRPLGYRTAAQYARHPLGGLAYRLPESHHLFRLEEDPLLAEPLAWAFSLLQTWPLPVEEVALRGSLLEGRVLLGLIGGSPESLRRPAKALVQEGFAGVVWAEPSPKGRFRGKVEPLYGERTLRERFGPLTATVSVESFSQVNPLAMGELLEEAQGLVSGGERALELYAGSGLFSLLLASRYGEVVAVEISKEAVRRGEADRKRLGVENVRFHRGDVKEARNLGTFDLVVLDPPRTGLSQEVRAYLVESRPKEVLYVACDPATWARDVGWLVGGGYRLAFARPYDFFPFTHHVEVLSLLELG; from the coding sequence CAAGGAAGGCCCGTGCGCCGCAAGGGAACCCTGTTCTTGGAAGAGGTGGAGGTGCTCACCCCCCGCCCCGACCGCTACCCCCACCCCCTCCCCCCCTCCGCCGACCTCCCCCTGGCCTACGAAAGCCAGCTCCCCCTGAAGGAAGGCCTGGTGCAGGACGCCCTCATGCGCATCGCCAAGCTCTCCCTTCCCCTGGCCCCCATCCGCCCCTCCCCCAGGCCCCTGGGCTACCGCACCGCCGCCCAGTACGCCCGCCATCCCTTAGGGGGCCTGGCCTACCGCTTGCCGGAAAGCCATCATCTCTTCCGGCTGGAGGAGGATCCCCTTCTGGCCGAGCCCCTGGCCTGGGCCTTCTCCCTCCTACAAACCTGGCCCCTGCCCGTGGAGGAGGTGGCCCTAAGGGGAAGCCTCCTGGAAGGCCGGGTGCTTCTCGGCCTCATTGGAGGAAGCCCGGAAAGCCTAAGGCGCCCCGCCAAAGCCCTGGTCCAGGAGGGCTTTGCCGGGGTGGTCTGGGCCGAACCCTCCCCCAAGGGGCGTTTCCGGGGGAAGGTAGAGCCCCTCTATGGGGAAAGAACCCTCCGGGAACGGTTCGGCCCCCTCACGGCCACGGTGAGCGTGGAAAGCTTCAGCCAGGTGAACCCCTTGGCCATGGGGGAGCTTTTAGAGGAGGCCCAGGGCCTGGTTTCGGGAGGGGAACGAGCCCTGGAGCTCTATGCGGGAAGCGGTCTCTTCTCCCTTCTTTTGGCCTCCCGCTACGGGGAGGTGGTGGCGGTGGAGATCAGCAAGGAGGCGGTGCGCCGGGGAGAGGCGGATAGGAAGCGGCTTGGCGTGGAAAACGTGCGCTTCCACCGGGGGGACGTCAAGGAGGCCCGGAATCTGGGCACCTTTGACCTGGTGGTCCTGGACCCTCCCCGCACCGGCCTTTCCCAGGAGGTGAGGGCCTATCTGGTGGAATCCCGGCCCAAGGAGGTCCTATACGTGGCCTGCGACCCCGCCACCTGGGCCAGGGACGTGGGGTGGCTGGTGGGGGGTGGCTACCGGCTGGCCTTCGCCCGGCCCTACGACTTCTTCCCCTTTACCCATCACGTGGAGGTCCTTTCCCTCCTAGAGCTAGGGTAG
- a CDS encoding ABC transporter ATP-binding protein, whose amino-acid sequence MTGWSVAPLRRLGAYLTPYRGRYTLGVLLGLLSIFFFVLSPYFLRLAVDAVGQGGPYGRYALLLVLSAGVSALLSYFMRRLAVVASRLVEYDLRKDLFHHLLRLDRSFYQRTRVGDLMNRLNTDLSAVREMVGPGIMMGSRLSFLVLLAFVSMYWVNLRLALYLTLILPAIALVMAFLLRLVDRRYREAQEAFDRISTLAQEAFSGIRVVKGYALEGRMLSRFQELNRVYMGKSLALAKVEGPMHALLGFLMGFAFLTVLWVGGGMVVRGELTVGQLVQFNAYLAQLTWPILGLGWVMAMYQRGFTSLRRLLELLDQEPAVRDQDPLPLAVAHLSGEVRLEGVGLFRDGRWLLKDLTLTIPEGMTLGITGRTGSGKSLLAALIPRLLDPTEGRVCVGGYEVRRIPLATLRQAVGVAPQEPFLFSETLLENIAFGLETPDRERVEWAARLAGIHEEILSFPKGYETVLGERGVTLSGGQRQRVALARALAKRPKILVLDDALSAVDTETEARILQGLKGVLGRQTTFLISHRTATLRHADWIIVLDEGRIVEEGTHESLLEAGGLYAELDRIQRMEVEGEVEG is encoded by the coding sequence ATGACCGGTTGGTCAGTCGCTCCCTTGCGCCGCCTGGGGGCCTACCTGACCCCCTACCGAGGGCGGTATACCCTGGGGGTCTTGTTGGGCCTCCTCTCCATTTTCTTTTTCGTCCTAAGCCCTTACTTCCTGCGCCTGGCGGTGGACGCCGTGGGGCAGGGGGGACCATATGGGCGGTATGCCCTCCTATTGGTCCTCTCGGCGGGGGTTAGCGCCCTGCTTTCCTACTTCATGCGCCGGCTGGCGGTGGTGGCTAGCCGCCTGGTGGAGTACGACTTAAGGAAGGACCTATTCCATCACCTTCTCCGCCTGGACCGCTCCTTCTACCAGAGGACCCGGGTGGGGGACCTGATGAACCGCCTGAACACGGATCTCTCCGCGGTGCGGGAGATGGTGGGGCCGGGGATCATGATGGGAAGCCGCCTTTCCTTTCTGGTCCTCCTGGCCTTCGTCTCCATGTACTGGGTGAACCTCAGGCTGGCCCTTTACCTCACCCTGATCCTTCCCGCCATCGCTTTGGTCATGGCCTTCCTCCTCCGTTTGGTGGACCGGCGCTACCGGGAGGCCCAGGAGGCCTTTGACCGGATCAGCACCCTGGCCCAGGAGGCCTTCAGCGGGATCCGGGTGGTGAAGGGGTACGCCTTGGAAGGGCGCATGCTTAGCCGATTCCAGGAGCTAAACCGCGTCTATATGGGAAAAAGCCTGGCTCTGGCCAAGGTGGAGGGGCCCATGCACGCCCTCTTGGGCTTCTTGATGGGCTTTGCTTTCCTCACCGTGCTCTGGGTGGGCGGGGGAATGGTGGTCCGGGGCGAACTCACCGTGGGCCAGCTGGTGCAGTTCAACGCCTATCTGGCCCAGCTCACCTGGCCTATTTTGGGCCTCGGCTGGGTGATGGCCATGTACCAGCGGGGTTTTACCAGCTTGAGGAGGCTTTTGGAGCTTCTGGACCAGGAGCCCGCGGTCCGCGACCAGGACCCCCTACCCCTTGCCGTGGCCCATCTTTCCGGGGAGGTGCGCCTCGAGGGGGTGGGGCTTTTCCGGGATGGGCGCTGGCTTCTTAAAGACCTTACCCTCACCATACCCGAGGGCATGACCCTGGGGATCACCGGGCGCACGGGGTCGGGGAAAAGCCTCCTGGCGGCCCTCATACCCCGGCTCCTGGATCCCACGGAGGGGCGGGTTTGCGTGGGGGGGTATGAGGTGCGGAGGATTCCCCTTGCCACCCTGCGCCAGGCGGTGGGGGTGGCGCCCCAGGAGCCCTTCCTCTTCAGCGAAACCCTTTTGGAAAACATCGCCTTCGGCCTGGAAACCCCGGATCGGGAGCGGGTGGAGTGGGCGGCCAGGCTCGCCGGCATCCACGAGGAGATCCTGTCCTTCCCCAAGGGTTACGAGACGGTTCTGGGGGAGCGGGGGGTGACGCTATCCGGTGGCCAACGGCAGCGGGTGGCCCTGGCCAGGGCCTTGGCCAAAAGGCCCAAAATCCTTGTCTTGGACGATGCTTTAAGCGCCGTGGACACGGAGACCGAGGCCCGGATCCTCCAGGGTTTGAAGGGCGTCTTGGGCCGCCAGACCACCTTCCTCATCTCCCACCGCACCGCCACCTTACGCCATGCCGACTGGATCATCGTATTGGACGAGGGGAGGATCGTGGAGGAGGGAACCCATGAGAGCCTCCTCGAGGCCGGGGGCCTCTATGCCGAGCTGGACCGCATCCAGCGCATGGAGGTGGAAGGGGAGGTGGAGGGATGA
- a CDS encoding ABC transporter ATP-binding protein, whose amino-acid sequence MSQDASPQEDAYTKAFDRVLFARILRYVYPYRAQVALALLFLLLTTLTAALTPLFFKWAIDGALVPKEAKPLAERFSLLLWVSLGFLLVRGVNFAATYGQTYLIQWVGQRVLFDLRSALFGKLMRLHPGFYDKNPVGRLMTRITSDVDAINQFITGGLVGVIADFFTILGFLAFMMVLSPKLTLVVLLVVPVLLWITAWVRNGMRTAYREMRLRLARLNAALQENLSGVETIQLFVKEREREGKFDRLGRDLLEAWVEIVRWFALFFPVVGFLGDLAVAGLLFYGGGQVVQGLASLGLLVAFVDYTRQLFQPLQDLSDKFNLFQGAMASAERIFGVLDTEEELKDPQNPKPIQRFRGEVAFRDVWLAYTPKGVEPTEKDWVLKGVSFRIAPGEKVALVGATGAGKTSVVSLIARFYDPQRGQVLLDGEDVRGYRQEDLRRHVGIVLQDPFLFSGTILDNLRLFDEAIPEEKVVQVARFLGVHEAILRLPQGYHTRVGERGAGLSTGEKQLLALVRALLLSPDILLILDEATANVDSETERRLQEALYRAMEGRTSLIIAHRLSTIRRVDRILVFKRGRLVEEGTHEELLQKGGYYATLYRLQYAEG is encoded by the coding sequence ATGAGCCAGGATGCTTCCCCTCAGGAGGACGCCTACACCAAGGCCTTTGACCGGGTTCTCTTCGCCCGCATCCTCCGCTACGTCTACCCCTACCGGGCCCAGGTGGCCTTGGCCCTCCTCTTCCTCCTCCTCACCACCCTCACCGCGGCCCTCACCCCCCTCTTCTTTAAATGGGCCATAGATGGGGCCCTGGTGCCCAAGGAGGCCAAGCCCCTGGCGGAGCGCTTCTCCCTCCTCCTTTGGGTGAGCCTGGGCTTCCTCCTGGTGCGAGGGGTGAACTTCGCCGCCACCTACGGGCAGACCTACCTGATCCAGTGGGTGGGGCAGAGGGTGCTCTTTGACCTCCGAAGCGCCCTCTTCGGCAAGCTCATGCGGCTCCACCCTGGCTTTTACGACAAAAATCCCGTGGGCCGCCTCATGACCCGCATCACCTCCGATGTGGACGCCATCAACCAGTTCATCACCGGGGGGCTCGTAGGGGTCATCGCCGACTTCTTCACCATCCTGGGCTTCTTGGCCTTCATGATGGTCCTAAGCCCCAAGCTCACCCTGGTGGTCCTCCTGGTGGTGCCCGTGCTCCTTTGGATCACCGCCTGGGTGCGGAACGGCATGCGCACCGCTTACCGGGAGATGCGCCTGCGCCTGGCCCGCCTTAATGCGGCCTTGCAGGAAAACCTTTCCGGGGTGGAGACCATCCAACTTTTCGTGAAGGAGAGGGAGCGGGAGGGGAAGTTTGACCGCCTAGGCCGGGACCTCCTCGAGGCCTGGGTGGAGATCGTGCGCTGGTTTGCCCTCTTCTTTCCCGTGGTGGGGTTCTTGGGGGATCTGGCGGTGGCGGGCCTCCTCTTCTATGGGGGGGGACAGGTGGTCCAGGGCCTGGCTTCCTTGGGGCTTCTGGTGGCCTTTGTGGACTATACCCGCCAGCTTTTCCAGCCCTTGCAGGACCTTTCCGACAAATTCAACCTCTTCCAGGGGGCCATGGCCAGCGCCGAGCGCATCTTCGGGGTTTTGGATACGGAGGAGGAGTTAAAGGATCCCCAAAACCCCAAGCCCATCCAGCGCTTCCGGGGCGAGGTGGCCTTCCGGGACGTCTGGCTGGCCTACACCCCTAAGGGAGTGGAGCCCACGGAGAAGGACTGGGTCCTAAAAGGGGTTTCCTTCCGCATCGCCCCGGGGGAGAAGGTGGCCCTGGTGGGGGCCACGGGGGCGGGGAAGACCAGCGTGGTGAGCCTCATCGCCCGCTTCTACGATCCCCAAAGGGGCCAGGTGCTCCTAGACGGGGAGGATGTGCGGGGCTACCGTCAGGAAGACCTAAGGCGGCATGTGGGCATCGTCCTTCAGGACCCCTTTCTCTTCTCGGGTACCATTCTGGATAACCTGCGCCTTTTTGACGAGGCCATCCCCGAGGAAAAGGTGGTGCAGGTGGCCCGCTTTTTGGGGGTGCACGAGGCCATTTTGCGCCTGCCCCAGGGGTACCACACCCGGGTGGGGGAGAGGGGAGCGGGGCTTTCCACGGGGGAGAAGCAGCTTCTGGCCCTGGTGCGGGCCCTTCTTTTAAGCCCCGACATCCTCCTTATCCTGGATGAGGCCACGGCCAACGTGGACTCGGAGACGGAAAGGCGCCTCCAGGAGGCCCTCTATAGGGCCATGGAGGGAAGGACCTCCCTCATCATCGCCCACCGCCTTTCCACCATCCGCCGGGTGGACCGCATCCTGGTCTTCAAAAGGGGGCGGCTGGTGGAGGAGGGTACCCATGAGGAGCTTCTCCAGAAAGGGGGCTACTATGCTACCTTGTACCGGCTCCAGTACGCGGAGGGCTAG
- a CDS encoding M20/M25/M40 family metallo-hydrolase, producing the protein MDPVRLLWELAPLVGEGVRGDFVAAHLPKAQRDGLGNVWTGEGRVLLLAHLDTVLPPEPPRRVGERLYGPGVGDNSSGVAVLLSLPEIPGVVRGFTVGEEGLGNLRGARALVETLAPEMVVAVDGYLPGVVDRALGSVRFRATFRGRGGHAWGDRGMPHPVFALAEGLSRLHALFKEVGSEASLNASGLEGGQAVNAIPQEASALLEIRALEEGRLRTLYQGAQEVLKEVARFHGVGVSLEVLGERPAGSTATPRLLQAAEEALAKIGERPQFQPGSTDASAAIKRGIPALALGVYRGGGAHTPEEWVLPQSLWEGREVLLAFLRALGVG; encoded by the coding sequence GTGGACCCGGTGCGGCTTCTTTGGGAGCTGGCTCCCCTGGTGGGGGAGGGGGTGAGGGGCGATTTTGTGGCCGCCCATCTTCCGAAGGCCCAGCGGGACGGCCTGGGGAATGTGTGGACCGGGGAAGGCCGGGTGCTTCTCCTCGCCCACCTGGACACGGTGTTGCCCCCAGAGCCCCCCAGGCGGGTAGGGGAGAGGCTCTACGGCCCCGGGGTAGGGGATAACTCCAGCGGGGTGGCCGTCCTCCTCTCCCTTCCCGAGATCCCGGGGGTGGTCCGGGGCTTCACCGTGGGGGAGGAGGGTTTGGGGAACCTTAGGGGGGCCCGGGCCCTGGTGGAAACCCTGGCGCCCGAGATGGTGGTGGCGGTGGATGGGTATCTGCCGGGGGTGGTGGACCGGGCCCTGGGCTCGGTGCGCTTCCGGGCTACCTTCCGGGGCCGGGGTGGCCACGCCTGGGGGGACAGAGGGATGCCCCATCCCGTGTTTGCCCTGGCGGAGGGACTTTCCCGGCTGCACGCCCTGTTCAAGGAGGTGGGGAGCGAGGCCAGCCTGAACGCCAGTGGCCTCGAGGGGGGCCAGGCGGTGAACGCCATCCCCCAGGAGGCCTCGGCCTTGTTGGAGATCCGCGCCTTGGAGGAGGGAAGGCTTCGCACCCTATACCAAGGGGCCCAGGAGGTCCTAAAGGAGGTGGCCCGGTTCCACGGGGTGGGGGTTTCCCTGGAGGTCTTGGGAGAGAGGCCCGCAGGGAGCACCGCCACCCCCCGGCTTCTGCAGGCGGCGGAGGAGGCCCTGGCCAAGATCGGGGAGAGGCCCCAGTTCCAGCCGGGTTCCACCGACGCCAGCGCCGCCATCAAGCGGGGCATCCCCGCCTTGGCCCTGGGGGTGTACCGGGGGGGTGGGGCCCATACCCCGGAGGAATGGGTGCTCCCCCAAAGCCTTTGGGAGGGGCGGGAGGTGCTTCTCGCCTTTCTCCGGGCCCTTGGCGTAGGATAG
- a CDS encoding bifunctional folylpolyglutamate synthase/dihydrofolate synthase, with translation MVYREATGWLFAQRRQGGRGLNRVRALLERLWHPEEAFRAVHVLGTNGKGSVVAYLEAAFRAMGLAYGAYTSPHLQDFRERIRTHLGLILEEEVVEFVAWARGEAWPEPPGFFDLATAMAFHHFRRKGVALAVVEAGVGGEKDATNILPRVALTVLTNVGEDHLEALGGSLEAVAREKAGAFRQGVPVVTGAKGVGLEVVREVARTRGSPLYLLDPSDPLFALPASPALKGAFQEENARLAAAALRLLGFPEEAIAQALREARHPGRLERFLVEGVEVFLDGAHNPPAALALSREFPAYHLVYGAFPRKDVGGVLAHLLPQAQSVRYTRAGEGALGRELGEPFFEDPGEALAHALGRAREDGLPVLATGSLYLVGALRERLLPGFGQNLP, from the coding sequence ATGGTCTACCGGGAGGCCACGGGATGGCTTTTCGCCCAGCGCCGCCAGGGAGGGCGGGGCCTAAACCGGGTGAGGGCCCTCCTGGAGCGCCTTTGGCATCCGGAGGAGGCTTTTCGGGCGGTGCACGTGTTGGGCACCAACGGCAAGGGAAGCGTGGTGGCGTATCTGGAAGCCGCCTTCCGCGCCATGGGGCTGGCCTATGGGGCCTATACCAGCCCCCACCTCCAGGACTTCCGGGAGCGGATCCGCACCCACCTGGGCCTGATCCTCGAGGAGGAGGTGGTGGAGTTCGTGGCCTGGGCCAGGGGGGAGGCCTGGCCCGAGCCCCCGGGGTTCTTTGACCTGGCCACCGCCATGGCCTTCCACCACTTCCGAAGGAAAGGGGTGGCCCTTGCGGTGGTGGAGGCGGGGGTGGGGGGGGAGAAGGATGCCACCAACATTCTCCCCCGGGTGGCCCTCACCGTGCTCACCAACGTGGGAGAGGACCATCTGGAGGCCTTGGGCGGGAGCCTCGAGGCGGTGGCCCGGGAAAAGGCAGGGGCCTTCCGCCAAGGGGTTCCGGTGGTCACGGGGGCTAAGGGGGTGGGCCTGGAGGTGGTGCGGGAGGTGGCCCGCACCCGGGGAAGCCCCCTGTACCTTCTAGACCCCTCGGACCCCCTCTTTGCCCTTCCCGCCTCGCCCGCCTTGAAGGGGGCTTTCCAGGAGGAAAACGCCCGTTTGGCGGCAGCGGCCCTAAGGCTTTTGGGCTTCCCCGAGGAGGCCATCGCTCAAGCCCTTCGGGAGGCGAGGCACCCGGGCCGGCTGGAGCGCTTCTTGGTGGAGGGGGTGGAGGTCTTTTTGGACGGGGCCCATAACCCTCCGGCGGCCTTGGCCCTAAGCCGGGAGTTTCCCGCCTATCACTTGGTCTATGGTGCCTTTCCCCGGAAGGACGTGGGGGGAGTCTTGGCCCACCTCCTTCCCCAGGCCCAAAGCGTCCGTTACACCCGGGCCGGGGAAGGGGCCTTGGGGCGGGAGCTGGGGGAGCCCTTCTTTGAGGACCCGGGGGAGGCTTTGGCCCATGCCTTGGGAAGGGCCAGGGAGGATGGTCTCCCCGTGTTGGCTACGGGCTCCCTTTACCTGGTGGGGGCCTTGCGGGAGAGGCTACTCCCGGGCTTCGGCCAAAACCTTCCCTGA